CGGCGCCAGGACGCTGTGGGGCCGGGCCGCCGACCTGCTCGCCCAGAGCTTCCTCATGGTCGGCGGGGACACACCGGATCAGGTGAGGTACATGCAGGACGCCCGCGCCTTCGTCTCCGGTCTCCCCTTCGGCGAGAGGGTCGGCTTCTTCGTCGTCGAGAGCGCGGGACGGCGGCGGGCGTTCATGAGGCGCAGCGTCTGCTGCCAGGCCTACAAAAACCCCGAATACGGCTACTGCCTCTCCTGCCCGGTCCTCTCCCAGGAGGAGCGAGAGCGGAGGGCCGCCGAAGAGCTGGCGAAGGTCTGAGAGCGGAGAGAGAGGAGGAGATGACGAGAGAGAGCGAGCGGGCCGTCCCCGCCTGGCGGCCCGAGATAGCGACGCGCAGGGAGTTTCTCGCGGGGGTCGGGGCACTGCTTTTGCTGCTCTCCGCGGGTTGTGCGGGGGGAGGTGGTGGTTCCCAGGGCGGGAGCCGCGCCGTGGAGCACCGCTACGGGGTCACAAGGATCTCCGGGCGTCCCCGGCGGGTCGTCTCTTTGGGCTACCAGGAGCACGACTTCCTGTACGCGCTCGGGATAAAACCCGTGGCCGTCCGCTACTGGTACGGGGACCGCGACGACGTCATTTACCCCTGGGCCGAGGACGAGGCGGGGGACGTCGACCCCGAGATCCTCAACATGCCCTTCGGCCAGCTCAACTTCGAGAAGATAGCCGCGCTGGAGCCCGACCTGATCATGGGGGTCTACGCCGGGCTCACGCGGGAGGAGTACGAGACGCTCTCGGAGATGGCCCCCACCGTCGCCCAGCCCCGGGGCTACGTGAACTTCGGGGCGCCCTGGCAGCGGGCGACCCTCATGGCCGGCCGGGCAGTGGGGCGCGAGGGGCGGGCGCGGCGGCTGGTCTCGGGGCTGGAGCGGCGCTTCGAGGAGGCGCGGCGCGAGCATCCAGAGTTCGACGGGGCCACCGTGGCCGTCGCGAGCTACGGGAACGGCGAGAAGATCGGGTTCTTCTCCTCGCAGGATGCGCGGGCCCGCTTCTTCACCGGGCTCGGCTTCCGGGTTCCCGAACGGCTCGAGGAGCTCGCCCGGGAGAGCTTCTACGGCACCATAAGCCCCGAGCGAATGGACCTCCTCGACGCCGACCTACTGGTCTGGTGCCAGCTCGCCTCCACCGAGGGCGGGAGAGAGGCCATCGAAGGCGACCCTCTGGTGCGGCGGCTCGACGCCAGCCGGGAAGGGCGCGTGGTCTTCATGGAGGGGACGCTCGACGACGCGCTCCAGTTCGGCACCGTGCTGAGCCTGCCCTTCCTGCTGGAGCGGGCGGTGCCGCGGATCGCCGCCGCGGTGAACGACGACTGAAAAAAGGAGGAAGCTTATGCATGGGAGCATGCCGGTTGCACCTCTGCGCCGGCCCGGGATCTCGAACGATCTCAACCGCCGCGACTTTCTCGTAGGAGGCGCCGCCGCGCTGCTCCTCGCCGGCTGCGGCGGGAGGGCCGGGGGCGAGAACGACCGGGAGAGCAGGACCATCGAGCACAAGTTCGGCAGGACCACCATCGAGGGGAGACCCGGCCGGGTCGTCTCCGTGGGCTTCACCGACCACGATCCCCTGCTGGCGCTCGGGGTGCGGCCCGTCGGGATCCGGCGCTGGTTCGGCGAGCCGCGCCGCGGCGTATGGCCGTGGGCCCGGGACGAGCTCGGCGATGCCACCCCGGAGCTGCTGCCCGTCGACTCCATAAACTACGAGCAGGTCGCGGCCCTCGAGCCCGACCTCATCGTGGGCATCTCCTCCGGCATGACCCGCAACGACTACGACACCCTCTCCGAGTTCGCCCCCACCCTGCCCCAGTCGGACAGGTGGCCGGACTACGGCGTGCCCTGGCAGGAGCAGACGCTCGTCATCGGCCGGGCGGTGGGGCGCGAGGGGCGGGCGCGGCGGCTGGTCTCGGGGCTGGAGCGGCGCTTCGAGGAGGCGCGGCGCGAGCACCCGGGGTTCGACGGGGCCACGGTCTCGGTCATCGGGACCGGCGACGGGCTCTTCTACCTGTACTCCACCGTCGACCGGAGCGTGAAGTTCTTCAACTCTTTGGGCTTCCGGCTCCCCGAGGAGGCCGCCCGGATCGCCCCGGACAACCGCTACTACGTGGAGATCAGCGAGGAGCAGTTCGGGCTGGTCGACGCCGACGTCCTCGTCTGCTTCTCCGCGAGCCCCGCCGACGAGGAGCGCATACGGTCGAACCGGCTCTTCCGGCGGCTGGACGCCGTGCGGGAGGACAGGGTGGTCTACCTCTCCGATAACGACGACCCGCTCAAGGGCGCGCTCTCCTTCAACACCGTCCTCAGCCACCCCTACCTGCTGGAGAACTTCGTCCCGCGCCTGGCGCGGATCGTGGAAGAGGTTTAGGAGGTCTACCGTGATGCGGACCATCGAGGAGATCCCGGTCGTAGAGAACGACCTCAGCCGCCGCGACTTCCTGTTCGGGAGCGCGGCGGTGCTGCTTTTGGGCGGTTGCGGCGGTGGCGGGGGCGAGCCTGCCGCAGACACCCGCGTCGTCGAGCACAAGTTCGGGAGGACGGAGCTCCCCCCGGATCCCGACCGGGTGGTCACGGTGGGTTTCAACGAGGCGGACTTCGCGCTCGCGCTCGGGGTCGTGCCGGTGGGGGTGCGGGACTTCATCGGGCCGTTTCGGGAGGAGGAGCGTCCCTGGGCGCGGGAGGAGCTCGGCGGCGCCCGGCCGAAGCTGGTGGGGGGAGAGGAGATCAACTACGAGGCCGTCGCGGCCCTCGAGCCGGATCTCATCCTCGGCGTCTACTCGTTCGTGGACCGGGACGGATACGAGCTTCTCTCGGAGATAGCCCCCACCGTCGCCCAGCCGGCGCGCTACCCCGACGGGGGCACCCCCTGGCAGGAGCAGACGCTCATAACCGGCCGGGCACTGGGCAGGGAGGAGCGGGCGCGCGAGGTCGTCGCCGGCGTCGAGCGGCGCTTCGAGCGGGCGCGTAGCGAGCACCCGGAGTTCGCGGGGAAGGTCATGCCCGTGGTGTTCGCCACCGAGGGCCAGTTCTACGTGCTGGGTCCCGACGACCTCAGGACGAGGCTCTTCACGGCGCTGGGGTTCGAGATGCCGGAGCGGACCGGTCCCATCAGCCGGGAGCGGGTGGACCTCCTGGACCGGGACGTGGTGGTCTTCATAGGCACCGACCGCAAGACGCTCGAGAACGACGAGCTGCTCCGGAGCCTGGATGCGGTGCGCGAGGGTCGGGTGGTCTACTTCGGGGATTTCGCCACCGACTTCGCGGGCGCCCTCGGCTACAGCAGCCCCCTGAGCCTGCCCTTCGCGCTCGAGATCGCGGTGCCCCGCCTGGCGGCCGCCGTGGCCCGGTAGCCTGGTGTCAGCGGAGGCCTGCGGCGGCGAGACGTTCCGCTATCCGCTCCAGCTGCCTTCTGCTGGTGATGTCCCGGGCGTCTTGCTCCACCCGCACGATCCTGTACCTCCGGAAACGTTCCTCTATCTCGCGCAGGTACCCGGCCTGCTGCTCCAGGCGGGCCCGCATGAACTCTCCCTCCTCGACCTCCGGCAGCACCCGGTTGACGATGAGGGCACCGACCGCGACGCCGCTTCCGGCGAGCGTGGCAAGGGCTCGGGCGGTCTCCTCTATCGGGAGGCGCTCGGGGATCAACGCCAGGTAGAAGGTGGCGTCTTCCAGCAGCCGGTGGCGGGCGTGGTGGAACCTGTCACGGCGCTCGCGCAAACGCCTCAGGATCGGGTCGTCCCCGGAGCCTTCCTCGCCGGCCAGGTTCCTGAGCATCCGCTCCATTCCGGCGACCTTCTCTCGCTGGCGGACCATCCCTTCGACCCAAGCCGTGAGCAGGGCGGGGAGCGTGAGCAGCCGCAGGGTGTGGCCGGTGGGGGCGGTGTCGAAGACGATGCGGTCGTACTCCTGCGGGCAGAGGGCGATGAGGTCCACGAAGCGGTCGAAGAGCGCCGACTCTTCGGTGCCGGGGCTGGAGCGGGCGAGGTCGAGGTGTCTGTGGACCGTGGGAAGTACTTCGGGGCTGACCGACTCGCGGGCGTCCTCCTTGATCTTCTCGACGTAGGCCGCCGCGTCCGCCGCCGCGTCTATCTCCACCGCCCAAAGGTCGTCTCCGACCCGCTCCGGCTCCCCCGAGAGTTCAGCGTCCAGGATGTCGCCGGTGGAGTGGGCGGGGTCGGTGGAGACGAGCAGGGTTCTCTCGCCCCGGGAGGCGAGCAGGGTGGCGAAGGCCGCCGCGAGCGTGGTCTTGCCGACCCCTCCCTTGCCGCCGAAGAAGGCTAAGCGCCGCTCGCTCAACAACAGAAGCCCGGCTCGGGGAAGCGGTTCATCCCCATCCTCTGGTGCCAGCGGTGGAACTCCTCGACGAACTCCGGGTAGAGCTCCAGGGTGTAGTAGCCAGCGGGGTTGGGGATGCCCAGGGCCTCCAGAAAGAGCATCGCCATCAGCGCATCCTGCTGGCGGGCGGCCTCGCGCTGGAGACCGGACCTCCACTTGCTCACGAAGAACTCGTCGTGGAGCTCCTCCATGCGCCGGTACAGATCACGCAGCCCGGGGGACATCTTTCCTATACCCTTGCCAGTTCCAGCTCCTCGAGCTCGGAGCGAACGGCGGCCACGGCGTCCGCAGCGGCGGGGATCCTGCCGCTGAAGAGCACCTTGCCGTCGAAGATCACCGCGTTGTAGGAGACGCCGCTCCTTACCTGACGCCACGTCTCCAGCGCGGAGAGCCCCCGCCTGCGGGCGTCCCGGACGATGGCGGGGATTAGCCAGACCGCATTGCGCGGGTCTACGACCGTGATCTGCAGATCTTCGAACTCCGCGCGCAGCGCCCGGTAGACCTCGCCCATCGCCTCCATCTCGCAGCGGTTCGCCGCGAAGGTCTCGGGGTCGCCGAGCTCATGATTCTGGCCGCCCAGCCGCCCGCAGCAGCCTGAGCCCGTCACCTGCGCGTCCCACTCGCGTACGAGGATGACCCGGTGTCGGGTCCGATCCCTCATCACGTCTCCGGCCCTCCGCCCTCTCCGGCGCCGGCTGGCCGACCCGCCCGCCGCTGCTCGCGCGCCCGCCGGAAGGCCGCTATCGCCTCGATTATGAGCCAGAGGGCGAGCACGAAGATGATGCCGTCCAGAATGGTCAGCAGCCAGTCGCCCTCCCGGTAGAAGCTCCCGAGCTGGATGAAGAGGGCCCAGGTGGTCATGATCAGGAGGAAGGTGAGCGGGACTATCTGGGCGATAGGATTGCGGCCCCTGGTGAAGACCCACACGGCGATGATCGAGAGCGCCAGCCCGGCGGTGAGCTGGTTGGTGGTGCCGAAGAGCCGCCACAGGCGTCCGAAGACGAACCCGCCCGTCTCTCCCCCGCCGGGGAACAGCGCGAGGCCGAGCGGGATCAGGACCGCGATCGTGGTCGTCAGGGTGATGTTGCGGGTGAGCGACCCGACCCGGACTATCTCTCCGATCTCCTGGATGATGTATCGCTGCAACCGGATGCCGGTGTCCATGGTCGTGCCCGCGAAGGTGATGACCACGACCGCCGCAAATATGGTGCCCAGCGATACCGGGATGCCCAGGTTGTTGGCGAAGTGGCCTACGCCCTCCGTGAAGTTGCCCACCGCGTTGTCCGAGGCGAGCCCGAAGTTCGCGTACCTCTCCTGCCACACGGCGAGCGTCCCGATGCCGGCGGTGGCCGCCAGGATGGAGGCGACGGCTAGCGAACCCTCTCCAAGGGCACCCATGTAACCTACATATCTGGCGTCCTCCTCGTTGTCCAGCTGCTTGGAGGTGGTGCCCGAGGAGACCAGGCTGTGGAAACCGCTGATGGCGCCGCAGGCGATCGTTATGAACAGGAACGGGAACCAATTCGGCGAGCCCTCGGGCAGGTTCGTGTTGAGCGCCGGGGCCACGATCCTGTCGAAGCCCACCGCCACGCCGAGGAAGATGACCCCGAGCGCGATGAAGAGCTGGTAGGAGTTGAGGTAGTCCCGCGGCTGCAGGAGGAGCCACACCGGCAGGCGCGAGGCGAACCAGGTGTAGATGAAGATCAGGATCACCCACGTGGTCCTCACCTCCAGTCCGAGCGCGTTCGCCAGCCCGTCTACCCGGATGGGGAACGCCTGTCCCACGGGGATGAAGGCGTAGAGCAGCGCCACGGCCACGATCGTCGGAACCAGCAGGGAGACCCGGCGCCGGTAGGCCAGCTGACCCACGGCTATCGCCAGCGGGATGATCAGCACCGCCGGGATGACGGCCCCCGGATTGGCCTCGAACAGGATCGCCATCACCACCGCAAAGACCGCGTTTACCAGGGTGAGCAGGAAGAAGATGATCAGCAGAAACAGCGTCCGCGCCCGGGGCGTTATGACCCTCTGTGTCAGGGTCCCGATGTTCTGCGCCCGGTTTCTCACCGAGACTACCAGCGATCCGAAGTCGTGGACGCCCGCCGCGAAGATGGTCCCGAGCACCACCCACAGCAGCGCCGGAACCCAGCCCCAGAAGACGGCTATCGCCGGCCCGACTATCGGGGCCGCACCCGCAACGGAGGTGAAGTGGTGCCCGAAGAGAACGTGCTTGTTGGTGGGCACGTAGTCCACCCCATCCTCGAACTCGTGCGCCGGGGTCCGGAAATTCTTGTCGAGGGCATAGACTTTCTCGGCCAGATACCTCGAGTAGAACCGGTAGGCGAGAAAGAAGGCTATCAGCACGCCGATGACCACGAATACTGCCGGCAAGGCTGCCTCCAATCTGTTTTCCGTGCTTCGTCGCTCTCCCCAGAGAGTACCTTTGAGATAGTATGAACCGTGCGAACTGCTGTTGCAAGTATGCAGTATACAAAATTAATACGGAATTAAAGATGGCTCATCCAACCCATCATGAGCTTACGGGGTCTGCCGAGAGGGCGGCCGTAGCCGAGTTCGCCTACACGGCGGTCTCCGGGGAGCTGCGGCTGCGTGCCGTGGTACCCCTGCTGCTGGAGGGGGAGCCGGCCTTCACGCTCACCTTCGCCGAGTCGGAGGTGGCCGAGGAGATAAAGCGCTCGCCGCGGGTGGTACTCGTCTTTTCGGATTCGCGGCTGGCTTATCTGGGGTGGGAGGCTCTGGCCGTCTCTGCGCGGGTGGAGGTTTTTCACGACCCGGCGGGCGAGATCTTTCGAGAGAAGCTGCTGCATCAGGAGCTGCGCAAGTTCCGGAGCGAGCGCGATCTCATCGGCAGCCTGCTCCTTCAGCGCGAGAACTGGTGGTACATGGGCCGCCACGTCGTGCGCCTCATCGATCCGGGGGACCCTTACCCCGTCGCCCGTCGGTCGGGAGCGGATCAGGCCGTGCTGGCCTGGGGGGAGGGAGCGGAGCTGACGGCCGACACCGTGGAGGTGGACGACTGGGATTCGGGGCGCATGGCGGTGCGCTCCCTGTCGGGTCGGGAGTTGCCGGCGGACGTCCCCGCGGCGGTCTTCTACCACGACTTCTCCGTTCCGGACATGGAGCAACGGGTCTCTTTCCTCGCGACCGGGCGCCTCGTGAACGGGCGGCTGGTGGTGGAACGGCGGGAGGGGAGCAGGGATCTCGGGGAACGCCCCGGGCTCCTCACCCGGTGGAGAGCCTTCCGGGACCTCCGGAGACGCTGCCGAGAGGGTATCCGGCGTTACGAGTAGCCGCCGCTACGGCCGGGGGGAGAGGAGCCGCGGTGCGGTGAGGCAGACGGCCGCCGCCGCGAGCGCGCTGATGAGGGTGGGGAGGAGGATGACCGCGAGCGGGCTAGCGGCCGTCGCGAGTCCGAAGACCTCCTTGAGGGCGTCGTTCATGTAGGCGAAGGGGACGAGCTGACGCAGCGCGGCGAGCAGTCCCTCGGGATGCTGGTTGCGGAAGAAACCGGAGAGGTAGATGAGCGGGAAGAGGACTATGGTGGCGTAGAGCAGCACGTCGGCCGGGGAGGAGGTGAAGTTGGCGAGCAGCACCCCTATGGCGTTGGCGGTGAGCAGGGTGGCGAAGACGGCGACGGTCGCCGCCAGCACCCAGGCGGGCGGGGCCGGGTGCAGCAGGTATACCCCGGCGAGCGCCGGCAGGAGCTGGACGAAGTCCAGGACAGCGTTGACCAGCAGGATCTCGGCGACGATCCGGTACGGCGAGAGCGGGGTGAGCGCGAGCCGCACCAGGATCCCGTCGTTTATGTCGCTGGTGAGGCTCTCGCCCGCCCCGAAGGTGCCGGCCATAATGGCCACGAGCCCCACCACCGCCGCCGCGTACTGCGGCGGGATGGAGCTGGCCGCCACCGGGAGGATGATGGCCGCCGGGTAGAGCATCTTTATGGCGAGCGAGAGGCGCTTGCCGAGGAAGAGCGCCACGTCCTTCTTCCAGTAGCTGTCGGGCGGGTCAAGCCTCATCTTCCGTGAGCGCCTCCCCGGTGAGCCTCACGAACACGTCCTCAAGGGTGGGCCGCTCGACGGAGAGGGTCGTTATGTCCCCGCCGGAGCGCACGATGGCCTCCACCACCCCGGCGACGATGCCGGGTCCGTCCTCGCAGTGGACGACGAGGTTCTTCCCCTCCGGGGCGACCCGCCGCACCCCGGGCGCCTCCCCGACCTCTCCGTAGGGCACGGGGTTGCGCAGCGTGGCCACGATCCTCCGGACGCCCCTGAGCGAGGAGACGAGCTCCTCCGGCGTCCCCTCCGCGACGACGCGGCCGCGGTGCAGGAACACGACCCGGTCGCAGAGCGACTCCACCTCGTCCACCTGGTTGCTGGCGAGCAGGACGGCGCACCCCCCCCTGGCGGCCTCCCGTAGCTTCCGCTGGTAGGCCAGCCGGGAGGTGTAGTCCAGCCCGAGCGAGGGTTCGTCCAGCAGCAGCACCTCTGGCTCGTGGGCGAGCGCCTCGATGAGGGCGAGCTTCTTCGCCATGCCGTAGGAGTAGTTCTTGGCCTTCTCCCCCGCGTATTCGGCGAGACCGAAGTACCCGAAAAGGCTCTGCAGCGCCCGGGTGGCCTTCTCCTCACCCATCCCGTAGGAGCGGGCGAAGAGGTAGGCGTTCGCCCAGCCGGAGAGGTCGCCGTAGTGGGTGGGGCGGTCCACCATTATCCCGAGCCTCGCGCGGATCTCGCGCTTCTCCCTGATCCCGTCCAGCCCGCACACCCTGAAGGTGCCGGAGTCGGGTGCTGTCGCGGTGGAGAGAACGCGCAGCAGCGTGCTCTTGCCGCTCCCGTTCGGTCCCACTAGCCCGAGCACCTCCCCGGCGGAGACGGAGAGGCTTACGCCTTCCACCCCCCGTCCGCTCGACCTGTAGCGGCGGGTTACGCCCTCGACCTCGAGGACCGGCGCGGTTTTCTCCGAGCTCCTCATCGGCACTCGCATTCTAGCTTCGCTCCGGCGGCGGCGTTGTTGCCGGCATCACCGCGCGGGTTTTATCTCGGGCTTTTGCCCGGGACGAAACCGCGGGGCAGCTCCAGGCCGTGGGCCGCGAGGAGGTCGGCGTCGCAGATGATCTCTTGCGCCGGACCGTCGGCCACGACGCGCCCGCCGTCGAGGATCACAGCCCGCTCACACAGCTCGCAAGCGTAGGGCAGGTCGTGGGTCGTCATGATGAGGGTCCGGTCGAGCCCCGCGAGAAGCTCGCCGAGCTCGCGCCTGCCGCGGGGATCCAGCCCGCTCGAAGGCTCGTCCAGGACGATGACCTCCGGCTGCATGCTCAGCACCGCGGCGATGGCGGCCCGCTTTTTCTGCCCGAAGGAGAGGTGGTGCGGCGGTCTGTGCCCGAGTCCCGCGATGCCG
The Rubrobacter xylanophilus genome window above contains:
- a CDS encoding cory-CC-star protein, translating into MSPGLRDLYRRMEELHDEFFVSKWRSGLQREAARQQDALMAMLFLEALGIPNPAGYYTLELYPEFVEEFHRWHQRMGMNRFPEPGFCC
- a CDS encoding carbon starvation CstA family protein, yielding MPAVFVVIGVLIAFFLAYRFYSRYLAEKVYALDKNFRTPAHEFEDGVDYVPTNKHVLFGHHFTSVAGAAPIVGPAIAVFWGWVPALLWVVLGTIFAAGVHDFGSLVVSVRNRAQNIGTLTQRVITPRARTLFLLIIFFLLTLVNAVFAVVMAILFEANPGAVIPAVLIIPLAIAVGQLAYRRRVSLLVPTIVAVALLYAFIPVGQAFPIRVDGLANALGLEVRTTWVILIFIYTWFASRLPVWLLLQPRDYLNSYQLFIALGVIFLGVAVGFDRIVAPALNTNLPEGSPNWFPFLFITIACGAISGFHSLVSSGTTSKQLDNEEDARYVGYMGALGEGSLAVASILAATAGIGTLAVWQERYANFGLASDNAVGNFTEGVGHFANNLGIPVSLGTIFAAVVVITFAGTTMDTGIRLQRYIIQEIGEIVRVGSLTRNITLTTTIAVLIPLGLALFPGGGETGGFVFGRLWRLFGTTNQLTAGLALSIIAVWVFTRGRNPIAQIVPLTFLLIMTTWALFIQLGSFYREGDWLLTILDGIIFVLALWLIIEAIAAFRRAREQRRAGRPAGAGEGGGPET
- a CDS encoding ABC transporter substrate-binding protein, translated to MPVAPLRRPGISNDLNRRDFLVGGAAALLLAGCGGRAGGENDRESRTIEHKFGRTTIEGRPGRVVSVGFTDHDPLLALGVRPVGIRRWFGEPRRGVWPWARDELGDATPELLPVDSINYEQVAALEPDLIVGISSGMTRNDYDTLSEFAPTLPQSDRWPDYGVPWQEQTLVIGRAVGREGRARRLVSGLERRFEEARREHPGFDGATVSVIGTGDGLFYLYSTVDRSVKFFNSLGFRLPEEAARIAPDNRYYVEISEEQFGLVDADVLVCFSASPADEERIRSNRLFRRLDAVREDRVVYLSDNDDPLKGALSFNTVLSHPYLLENFVPRLARIVEEV
- a CDS encoding iron-siderophore ABC transporter substrate-binding protein, encoding MRTIEEIPVVENDLSRRDFLFGSAAVLLLGGCGGGGGEPAADTRVVEHKFGRTELPPDPDRVVTVGFNEADFALALGVVPVGVRDFIGPFREEERPWAREELGGARPKLVGGEEINYEAVAALEPDLILGVYSFVDRDGYELLSEIAPTVAQPARYPDGGTPWQEQTLITGRALGREERAREVVAGVERRFERARSEHPEFAGKVMPVVFATEGQFYVLGPDDLRTRLFTALGFEMPERTGPISRERVDLLDRDVVVFIGTDRKTLENDELLRSLDAVREGRVVYFGDFATDFAGALGYSSPLSLPFALEIAVPRLAAAVAR
- a CDS encoding iron-siderophore ABC transporter substrate-binding protein, producing MTRESERAVPAWRPEIATRREFLAGVGALLLLLSAGCAGGGGGSQGGSRAVEHRYGVTRISGRPRRVVSLGYQEHDFLYALGIKPVAVRYWYGDRDDVIYPWAEDEAGDVDPEILNMPFGQLNFEKIAALEPDLIMGVYAGLTREEYETLSEMAPTVAQPRGYVNFGAPWQRATLMAGRAVGREGRARRLVSGLERRFEEARREHPEFDGATVAVASYGNGEKIGFFSSQDARARFFTGLGFRVPERLEELARESFYGTISPERMDLLDADLLVWCQLASTEGGREAIEGDPLVRRLDASREGRVVFMEGTLDDALQFGTVLSLPFLLERAVPRIAAAVNDD
- a CDS encoding ABC transporter permease — protein: MRLDPPDSYWKKDVALFLGKRLSLAIKMLYPAAIILPVAASSIPPQYAAAVVGLVAIMAGTFGAGESLTSDINDGILVRLALTPLSPYRIVAEILLVNAVLDFVQLLPALAGVYLLHPAPPAWVLAATVAVFATLLTANAIGVLLANFTSSPADVLLYATIVLFPLIYLSGFFRNQHPEGLLAALRQLVPFAYMNDALKEVFGLATAASPLAVILLPTLISALAAAAVCLTAPRLLSPRP
- a CDS encoding ABC transporter ATP-binding protein, translating into MRSSEKTAPVLEVEGVTRRYRSSGRGVEGVSLSVSAGEVLGLVGPNGSGKSTLLRVLSTATAPDSGTFRVCGLDGIREKREIRARLGIMVDRPTHYGDLSGWANAYLFARSYGMGEEKATRALQSLFGYFGLAEYAGEKAKNYSYGMAKKLALIEALAHEPEVLLLDEPSLGLDYTSRLAYQRKLREAARGGCAVLLASNQVDEVESLCDRVVFLHRGRVVAEGTPEELVSSLRGVRRIVATLRNPVPYGEVGEAPGVRRVAPEGKNLVVHCEDGPGIVAGVVEAIVRSGGDITTLSVERPTLEDVFVRLTGEALTEDEA
- a CDS encoding ArsA family ATPase, translating into MSERRLAFFGGKGGVGKTTLAAAFATLLASRGERTLLVSTDPAHSTGDILDAELSGEPERVGDDLWAVEIDAAADAAAYVEKIKEDARESVSPEVLPTVHRHLDLARSSPGTEESALFDRFVDLIALCPQEYDRIVFDTAPTGHTLRLLTLPALLTAWVEGMVRQREKVAGMERMLRNLAGEEGSGDDPILRRLRERRDRFHHARHRLLEDATFYLALIPERLPIEETARALATLAGSGVAVGALIVNRVLPEVEEGEFMRARLEQQAGYLREIEERFRRYRIVRVEQDARDITSRRQLERIAERLAAAGLR